A single region of the Triticum dicoccoides isolate Atlit2015 ecotype Zavitan chromosome 2B, WEW_v2.0, whole genome shotgun sequence genome encodes:
- the LOC119364466 gene encoding sugar transport protein MST1-like — protein MAGGGFLLNGAGAPDYGGALTVPVVVTCLMAASGGLIFGYDIGISGGVSEMESFLKKFFPGLLKTTRHASKDVYCMYNDQALTAFTSSLYAFGMVGTLVASRVTRRVGRKAIMVIGGSMFLVGSLVNAAAANLAMLIVGRMMLGLGLGFSGQATPVYLAEMSPPRWRGGFISAFPLFISVGYLVANLINYGTSRIPEWGWRLSLGLAAVPAAVMVLGAVLITDTPSSLVLRGKHDHARAALQRVRGKGVDVDAEFSDILAAVEHDRRNQEGAFRRILRREYRPYLVMAVAFPVFLNLTGVTVSAFFSPILFRTIGFGSDAALMGAIILGLMNIGGIIASGVAMDRYGRKLLFAIGGALMFTCQVAMASIAGTHLGHGSKMPKGYAVAVLVLTCVFSASFSWSWGALYWTIPGEIYPVEVRSAGQGTAVALNLGLNFVQAQCFLAMLCSLKYGVFLFYAFWLVVMTAFAMALVPETKGVPLDSMGHVFARHWYWGRFVKDHKFGNEST, from the exons ATGGCCGGCGGCGGTTTCCTCCTCAACGGCGCCGGCGCGCCGGACTACGGCGGCGCGCTGACCGTCCCCGTCGTGGTGACCTGTCTCATGGCGGCTTCCGGCGGCCTCATCTTTGGCTACGACATTGGCATCTCAG GCGGTGTGTCGGAGATGGAGTCTTTCCTGAAGAAGTTCTTCCCGGGCTTACTCAAGACGACGAGGCACGCGAGTAAGGACGTGTACTGCATGTACAACGACCAGGCGCTCACGGCCTTCACCTCCTCGCTCTACGCCTTCGGCATGGTGGGGACGCTGGTGGCGAGCCGGGTCACCCGGCGGGTCGGGCGCAAGGCCATCATGGTCATCGGGGGGAGCATGTTCCTCGTCGGCTCGCTCGTCAACGCCGCCGCGGCCAACCTCGCCATGCTCATCGTCGGGCGGATGATGCTCGGCCTTGGCCTCGGGTTCTCCGGCCAGGCCACGCCGGTCTACCTCGCCGAGATGTCGCCCCCGCGGTGGCGCGGCGGGTTCATCTCCGCGTTCCCTCTGTTCATCAGCGTCGGGTACCTCGTCGCCAACCTGATCAACTACGGCACGTCGCGGATTCCGGAATGGGGCTGGCGCCTGTCCCTCGGCCTCGCGGCTGTCCCCGCCGCCGTCATGGTGCTGGGCGCCGTGCTCATCACGGACACCCCGAGCAGCCTCGTCCTGCGCGGGAAGCACGACCACGCCCGCGCCGCGCTCCAGCGCGTCCGCGGCAAGGGCGTGGACGTCGACGCGGAGTTCAGCGACATACTCGCCGCCGTGGAGCACGACCGGCGGAACCAGGAGGGCGCGTTCCGGCGGATCCTGCGGCGGGAGTACCGGCCGTACCTGGTGATGGCGGTGGCGTTCCCCGTGTTCCTGAACCTCACCGGCGTGACCGTGTCGGCCTTCTTCTCGCCGATACTCTTCCGGACCATAGGGTTCGGTAGCGACGCCGCGCTGATGGGCGCCATCATCCTCGGCCTGATGAACATCGGCGGCATCATCGCCTCGGGGGTCGCCATGGACCGCTACGGCCGGAAGCTGCTCTTCGCGATCGGCGGCGCACTCATGTTCACCTGCCAG GTGGCAATGGCGAGCATCGCGGGGACGCACCTGGGGCACGGCAGCAAGATGCCCAAGGGGTACGCGGTGGCCGTGCTGGTTCTCACGTGCGTCTTCTCCGCCAGCTTCAGCTGGTCGTGGGGCGCGCTGTACTGGACCATCCCCGGCGAGATATACCCGGTGGAGGTGCGGTCGGCGGGGCAGGGCACGGCGGTGGCGCTCAACCTGGGCCTCAACTTCGTGCAGGCGCAGTGCTTCCTGGCGATGCTCTGCAGCCTCAAGTACGGCGTCTTCCTCTTCTACGCGTTCTGGCTCGTCGTCATGACCGCCTTCGCCATGGCGTTGGTGCCGGAGACCAAGGGCGTGCCGCTCGACTCCATGGGCCACGTCTTCGCGCGCCACTGGTACTGGGGCAGGTTCGTCAAGGACCACAAGTTCGGAAATGAGTCCACCTGA